A genomic window from Macaca thibetana thibetana isolate TM-01 chromosome 16, ASM2454274v1, whole genome shotgun sequence includes:
- the STH gene encoding saitohin, whose amino-acid sequence CVCCSLVWAVTEGEGRVSRVFVAPTRLRRWPALTECGVNLTRALCEWMIQVARDRTLSLAWEVAPLLTLSSSEVDLEGVGTIWPSSYSSEESSRNGAEQPRQLSIQNCPSHSVTALPVPMRGESQATSCQV is encoded by the coding sequence TGCGTGTGCTGCTCCCTAGTCTGGGCCGTGACTGAGGGTGAAGGCCGAGTCTCACGCGTTTTTGTAGCCCCCACAAGACTGCGCAGGTGGCCGGCCCTCACTGAATGCGGGGTTAATTTAACTCGGGCTCTGTGTGAGTGGATGATTCAGGTTGCCAGAGACAGAACCCTCAGCTTAGCATGGGAGGTAGCTCCCCTCTTGACCCTGAGTTCATCTGAGGTTGACTTGGAAGGTGTGGGCACCATTTGGCCCAGTTCttacagctctgaagagagcagcaggaATGGGGCTGAGCAGCCAAGACAGCTTTCCATCCAGAACTGTCCCTCCCACTCTGTGACTGCCCTGCCTGTGCCCATGAGGGGTGAGAGTCAGGCGACCTCATGCCAAGTATAG